TTCCAAACCGACACCAACATTGCCTGTCCCATCCGACATCAGAACCGACGCAGCGACGGCCCTTCCGGGATACTCAAGGGCGATTCGAGCCGATAGATTCTCAAGTTCCCGAACGTTACCGGGCCAGTCGTAGCGTCGCATTCGTTCAAGCAGCTCAGTCTGTGGTCGAGCCGGCTCAAGCTGCCACTCCTCCGCATAACGATGTAAGAAGTGCTCGAAAAGAACGGGAATATCGGCAGGCCTCTCTCGCAGAGGCAGCAACCTCTGCTCGAAAACGCAGATGCGATAATAGAGATCCTGTCTGAATCGCCCCTCGCGTACAAGCCGGCTCAGGTCTCTGTGCGTGGCAAAAACCATGCGACAGAGAGCCGGCCGCTCTTTCCGTGCTCCGACCGGAATGAAGTTCTTCTCCTGAAGAAGGCGCAAAATCTTCGGCTGAATCTCAAGCGGCATCTCGCCGATCTCATCAAAGAAAAGCGTACCGCCGGCAGCGATATCGACAAGGCCGGGACGATTCTCTTTCGCATCGGTAAAGGCGCCCTTCGCATAACCAAAGAGCTCGCTTTCCCACAGAGAGGCGGGAATGGAGGCGCAGTTAACCGGAACAAACGGTCCGTTGCTTCGCGAATGCAGGTGAATCCAGCGAGCCAGAAGCTCCTTACCTGTTCCCGTTTCGCCTACGATGAGCACCGGAAGATCTGGTCCCGCAATACGTGCGGAACGCTCCACCGTTTCGCGCATCCGATCATCCGAAAAAACAAGCAGCCGATTCTCAAGAGGTATCTCCGTGCGAATCGAACGGTCGGCCTCCGGACTCTCATTTCTGTGTGAATCGGCGTCAGAGGACGCCTGATCGGTCGTGACTTCGGATAACCCTGCAAGGCGCAGACGGCTGTTTTCGATACGAATACCCGCATTGCGCACGGCAAGAGCAAAAGCGACGCTGCCGAATTCAAGAAAGAACCGATCGGCATCGGTATACGAGCGCCAGCCGCGCTTCGGACCGAGAAACAGATAGGCAAACAGCTCACGTTGAAAGAAAACAGGAAAAAAGAAGACAAAGCCTTCGCCTCGTAGATCGGCAAGTAAGCGATGCCATAGATCGATGGCCGGATCGGCAAACGCCGGACCGCCGCCTTTGCTCATCTGTTCAAAGAGGTCTTTCAGCGCTCTGTAACGCTCTCCTGGCAATCGATATCTTGTCGTTAACGTCCGTCCCTCGCCGGGCAGCTCCGTCAGGTCACCGACGATAATAGGCGGATGGTTCGCCTCGGTCAGAACGATCCCACCCTTTTCAAAATCAAAACGACGGCGCAGCAGTTCAAGAACCCGACGCAAGAAGCTCTCGGGATCTTCATAGGCGTGCCCGATGACCTGCATAGCCTGAAGCAGCTGCTGTAGATCGTCTTCGATAAGCCGATCCGGGCCGAGGATCAATCGTTCCATCCAGTTGCGCAATCGTCTTTTCATTCGATGAATTCCAGAGCGGGCTCATGGTGGGGACTGATCAAAATTCGTCAAAGAGATTTTTGATCGATCAAAATTGATCAGCTGCGCTACTGGGATTGGTTCAGAGGGTGCAAATGAGCGCTCTATTCTCAATTTGGGGGCTGTTCTGG
This region of Leptonema illini DSM 21528 genomic DNA includes:
- a CDS encoding sigma-54 interaction domain-containing protein, whose translation is MKRRLRNWMERLILGPDRLIEDDLQQLLQAMQVIGHAYEDPESFLRRVLELLRRRFDFEKGGIVLTEANHPPIIVGDLTELPGEGRTLTTRYRLPGERYRALKDLFEQMSKGGGPAFADPAIDLWHRLLADLRGEGFVFFFPVFFQRELFAYLFLGPKRGWRSYTDADRFFLEFGSVAFALAVRNAGIRIENSRLRLAGLSEVTTDQASSDADSHRNESPEADRSIRTEIPLENRLLVFSDDRMRETVERSARIAGPDLPVLIVGETGTGKELLARWIHLHSRSNGPFVPVNCASIPASLWESELFGYAKGAFTDAKENRPGLVDIAAGGTLFFDEIGEMPLEIQPKILRLLQEKNFIPVGARKERPALCRMVFATHRDLSRLVREGRFRQDLYYRICVFEQRLLPLRERPADIPVLFEHFLHRYAEEWQLEPARPQTELLERMRRYDWPGNVRELENLSARIALEYPGRAVAASVLMSDGTGNVGVGLEDDLQAERDAQESLGLASGVTLDFEGMMNAYAKRLLAEAIQRSRGNRSRAAEMLGISRGRLNYQIRQLGLNDEMFD